CGGAGAGTGGTGGCTGCCGGTGCTGCTGTGGGTGCTGTGGCTCGGGCACGGGCTGTGGTGGCTGGTCTGCCGGCTCGCGCCCGGGGAGCCGCGCACCCTGCTCGACGTCCTCGCCAACCTCACGCACAACGCCGCCCTCGTCGTGATCATGGCCGAGGTCTGTCTGATCTACGCCACGGCCGGCTGGTACAAGATCCAGGGCTCGCGCTGGCAGGACGGCACCGCCCTCTACTACCCGCTCCACCTGGACTACTTCTCGCCCTGGCCCGCGCTCTCCGAGCTGCTCGCCTCCAGCGGGATCATGGTGATGCTGCTGACCTACGGCACGGTGATCGTGCAGGTCGCCTTCCCGTTCACGCTCTTCCACCGCAAGGTGAAGAACGTCCTGCTGGTCGCGATGATGCTGGAGCACGCCGGGATCGCCCTGCTCCTCGGGCTGCCGGTCTTCTCCCTCGCGATGATCTCCGCCGACGCGGTGTTCCTGCCGACGGCCTTCCTGGTGGCCCTCGGCGCACGGGCCGCGCGGGGCAGGGACCGGCTGCTGGGACGGCGGCGGTCCGCCGGAGCGCTGCCCGAGCAGCGCCGTACGGGTGAGGAGCACGGCCCCCGTACCCTCGTCGGGTGAGCACCACCGAAGAGAATCCCCGAGCCGAGGCGGCTGAGGCAGTCGACGTGGCTGACGCGGTCGACGTGGCCGAGCCGGCTCAGTACGACGAGGGGTTCGGCCCCGAGATCGGCGTCGGGCCGCACCCGGAGCCGTGGCCGGAGGGCGAGCGGTACGACCCCGAGCTGCTCGCCGGCGGCGACCGGCGCAATGTCGTGGACCACTACCGGTACTGGACGCGGGAGGCGATCGTCGCCGACCTCGACACCCACCGTCACGACTTCCACGTGGCCGTGGAGAACTGGGGCCACGACTTCAACATCGGCTCGGTCGTACGGACCGCCAACGCCTTCCTCGCGAAGGAGGTCCACATCGTGGGCCGACGGCGCTGGAACCGGCGGGGCGCCATGGTCACCGACCGCTACCAGCACGTCCGCCACCACCCGGACACCGAGTCGCTGACCGCGTGGGCGGCGGCCGAGGGCCTGCCGATCATCGGGATCGACAACCTCCCGGGCGCGGTGCCGCTGGAGCGGACCGTGCTGCCGCGCCGCTGTGTGCTGCTCTTCGGACAGGAGGGCCCGGGGCTCACGGACGAGGCTCGCGCCCGCGTGGAGACGGTCTGCTCGATCGCCCAGTTCGGCTCGACCCGGTCGATCAACGCCGGTGCGGCCGCCGCGATCGCCATGCACGCGTGGGTGCAGCGGTACGCGGAGATCGACAGCCCGCAGGGGGGCGTGGAGGCCCCGTAGGGCCCCCACGCGCCTGGGTCAGGCCTGGCGGCGGACCTCCACCACCCGGAAGCGGTTCGAGACGAAGGCGCCGTCGCACAGCGCCGCGTTCGCCGCGGGGTTGCCGCCGGAGCCGTGGAAGTCGGAGAACGCCGCCGTCTGGTTGACGTACACCCCGCCCGTGAGGTTCAGCGAGAGCTGCGCCGACTCCTCCAGGCAGACCTCCTCGACCGCACGCTCGGTTTCGGCCGAGGTCGTGTACGCGCCGACCGTCATCGCGCCCTTCTCGCGGACCGTGCGCCGCAGCAGCTCCAGGGCGTCGGCGGTGGAGTCCACCGAGACGGCGAAGGAGACCGGGCCGAAGCACTCGGAGAAGTACGCGGCCTGGGCGTCCGGCTTGGAGCCGTCCAGCTTCACGATGACCGGGGTACGGACCACGGCGTCCGGGAAGTCGGGGTTGACGACCTCACGGGACGCGAGCGCCACCTCGCCGAGGCCGGCGGCCGCCTCCAGACGCGCCTTCACGTCCGGGTTGACCAGCGCGCCGAGCAGACCGTTCGCCCGGGCGTCGTCGCCGAGCAGGCCGCCGACCGCCGCCGCGAGGTCGGCGACGACCTCGTCGTACGCCTTGGGGCCCTGATCGGTGGTGATGCCGTCGCGGGGGATCAGCAGGTTCTGCGGGGTCGTGCACATCTGGCCGCTGTACAGCGACAGCGAGAACGCCAGGTTGGCCAGCATGCCCTTGTAGTCGTCGGTCGAGTCGACCACGACCGTGTTGACCCCGGCCTTCTCCGTGTAGACCTGCGCCTGGCGGGCGTTGGCCTCCAGCCAGTCGCCGAAGGCGGTCGAGCCGGTGTAGTCGATGATCCGGACCTCGGGCCGCACGGCCAGGGTCTTGGCGATGCCCTCGCCCGGGCGCTCGACCGCGAGCGCGACGAGGTTCGGGTCGAAGCCGGACTCGGCGAGCACCTCGCGGGCGACGCTGACAGTGAGCGCGAGCGGCAGGACGGCGCGCGGGTGGGGCTTGACCAGGACCGGGTTGCCGGTCGCCAGCGAGGCGAACAGGCCCGGGTAGCCGTTCCACGTGGGGAAGGTGTTGCAGCCGATCACCAGGGCGATGCCGCGGCCGACCGGGGTGAACTCCTTGGACAGCTCCAGCGGGTCGCGCTTGCCCTGGGGCTTGGACCAGCCGGACCGCCCGGCGGGGGTGCGGGTCTGCTCCTCGTACGCGTACGCCACGGCCTCCAGGCCGCGGTCCTGGGCGTGCGGGCCGCCGGCCTGGAACGCCATCATGAACGCCTGTCCGCTGGTGTGCATGACGGCGTGGGCGAACTCGTGGGTGCGGGCCGAGATCCGGGACAGGATCTCCAGGCAGACGAGCGCGCGGGTCTCCGCCCCGGCGTCGCGCCAGGCGGCCGTGCCCGCGCGCATCGCGGGCAGCAGGACGTCGATGTCGGCGTGCGGGTACTCGATGCCGAGCTCCGGGCCGTACGGCGAGACCTCGCCGCCGGTCCAGCCGTCCGTGCCGGGCTGGTCGAGCTCGAAGCGGGTGTTCAGCAGGGCCTTGTGGGCGGCGAGGCCGGCCGCCGCGTCGAGCGAGCCGTCCTCCCCGTAGGCCTTCGGGTGCTCGGGGTACGGCGACCAGTAGGCGCGGGTGCGGATCGTGGCGAGTGCCTGATCGAGCGTGGACCGGTGCTTCTCGGCCAGACGGTCGGTGGTCGGCAGAGCGGTGGCCATGGATGGACCAACTCCTCGTCGAGCTGGGCAGGGAGACGCGTACGGAGTTAGAGTAACCGAACGATCGGTCGGGACAAGGGGGTCCGCCGATCCTGTGGAAAACCCATCGGGGAGGATCACTCCTATGAGCGCCAACGTGACCGTCAGGGGGAGCGACGACGTGACCGCCAGTGAGCCGACCGCCCTCGCACAGGACCGCACCGTCGCCGTCGTCGGCACCGGCACCATGGGCCAGGGGATCGCCCAGGTCGCGCTGGTCGCCGGCCATCCCGTACGGCTCTACGACAGCGCCCCCGGCCGGGCCGGGGAGGCCGTGGCCGCCCTCGCCGCCCGCCTGGACCGGCTCGTGGAGAAGGGCCGCCTGGACGCCGCCGCGCGCGAGGCGGCCGCCGGCCGGCTGCACGCGGCGGAGGACCTCGCCGAGCTCGCGGACGCGGCGCTCGTCGTCGAGGCGATCGTCGAGAACCTCGCCGTCAAACAGCAGCTCTTCGCCGACCTGGAGAAGGTCGTCGGCGACGACACCGTCCTCGCCACGAACACCTCCTCCCTCTCCGTCACCGCGATCGCGGGCGGGCTGCGCCTGCCCGGCCGGTTCGTCGGACTCCACTTCTTCAACCCGGCGCCGCTGCTCCCGCTCGTCGAGGTCGTCAGCGGCTTCGCCACCGACGCGGACGTCGCCACGCGCGCGTACGAGACGATGAAGGGCTGGGGCAAGACGCCGGTGCGCTGCGCGGACACCCCCGGCTTCATCGTGAACCGGGTCGCGCGCCCCTTCTACGCGGAGGCGCTGCGGGTCTACGAGGAGGGCGCGGCCGACCCCGCCACCATCGACGCCGCCCTGCGCGAGTGCGGCGGCTTCCGCATGGGGCCCTTCGAGCTCACGGACCTCATCGGGCAGGACGTGAACGAGGCCGTCACCCGCTCGGTCTGGGAGTCCTTCTACCAGGACCCGAAGTTCACGCCGTCGCTCGCGCAGCGGCGGCTCGTGGAGTCGGGGAGGCTCGGCCGCAAGTCGGGGCAGGGCTGGTTCTCGTACGAGGAGGGCGCCGAGCGGCCCGAGCCGCACAACGCGCCGCCGGCCGAGGCGCCCGCGCGGATCGTCGTCCGTGGCGACCTGGGGCCCGCCGAGCCGCTGGCGGGCCTCTTCGAGGAGGCGGGGATCAAGGTACGGCGCAAGGGCGGTGACGGGTTCATCGTGCTGCCCGGCGGCGGCCAGCTCGTCCTCGCGGACGGCGAGACCGCCTTCGAGTACTTCAGCGACGAGATCATCTACTTCGATCTCGCGCTCGACTACGCGCGAGCGACCCGGATCGTGCTCTCCACCGGGGAGCGGACCTCGCCCGAGGTCCTCGCGGAGGCCGTGGGCCTCTTCCAGGCGCTCGGCAAGCAGGTGTCCGTGATCGGTGACGTGCCCGGCATGATCGTCGCCCGTACGGTCGCGATGCTGGCCGATCTGGCGGCCGACGCGGTCGACCGGGGCGTCGCCACCGCCGAGGACGTGGACACGGCGATGAGGCTCGGGGTCAACTACCCCGCCGGCCCCTTGGAGTGGGCCGAGAAGGTGGGGCACATGCGTGTGTGCGACCTGCTGTCGGAGATGAACAAGCGCTACCCGACGGGGCGGTACGCGCCGTGCCTGGCCTCCGCCCGCAAGGGAAGCGCCGATGCGGCCCGGATAGGAAAGGAAGGCCGATGACGACGGCGAAGCGCGACACGTACACCCCGGAGACGCTGCTCTCGGTCGCCGTACGGGTCTTCAACGAGCGCGGCTACGACGGCACCTCCATGGAGCACCTGTCCAAGGCGGCGGGGATCTCCAAGTCGTCGATCTACCACCACGTGTCCGGCAAGGAGGAGCTGCTGCGGCGCGCGGTCAGCCGGGCGCTCGACGGGCTCTTCGCGGTGCTCGACGAGCCGGGAGCGGTACGCGGCCGGGCCGTCGAGCGGGTCGAGTACGTCACGCGCCGGACCGTGGAGGTGCTGATCGCGGAGCTGCCGTACGTGACGCTGCTGCTGCGGGTGCGGGGCAACACCGCGACCGAGCGGTGGGCGATGGAGCGGCGGCGCGAGTTCGACCACCGGGTGGCCGAGCTGCTGAAGGCCGCGGCGGCGGAGGGCGACCTGCGGGCGGACGTGGACATACGGCTGGCGACCCGGCTGCTCTTCGGCATGATCAACTCGCTGGTGGAGTGGTACCGGCCGCATCCCGACGCGGTGGGCGAGCGGGAGCAGCTCGCCGAGACCGTCGCGCATCTGGCGTTCGACGGGCTGCGGACGGCCCGCTGAGCGAGCGTGGACGGCTTGTGGACGGCCCCTACGGGGGCCGTCCTGCTTTTCGGGCGGTCAGAGGCGGTGGTCGGTGTTGAGGTCCGTCTCCTCGAAGACCAGCAGGGTGCGGGTCGACAGCACTTCGGGGATCGACTGGAGCCGGGTGAGTACCAGCTCGCGCAGTGTCCGGTTGTCCGGGGTGTGCACGAGCAGCAGCACATCGAAATCACCGCTGACCAGCGCGATGTGCGTGGCGCCCGGGAGCGCCCTGAGCTGCTCGCGGACCGTCCGCCAGGAGTTCTGGACGATCTTGAGCGTGATGTAGGCGGAGGCGCCGTGTCCCGCCCGTTCGTGGTTGACGCGGGCGCTGAAGCCGCGGATCACGCCGTCGTCGATGAGCCGGTTGATCCGTGCGTAGGCGTTGGCCCGGGACACGTGCACCCGCTCGGCCACGGAGCGTACCGAGGCGCGGCCGTCCGTTTGCAGCAACCTCAGGATGTCGCGGTCGATCGCGTCCAGTGGGCGTGGCGGAGGGGCGCCCGTCGGCGTGCCGATCGGTGCGCTGAGGGCCTCTTCGGGCACCTCGCCCTCGGTCCCGCCGTGGGGCCTGCCGAGTGCCTCGTTCAATGCCCCGCCCAGTGCCTCGCCCGGTGTGCTGCCGGGTGCTCCGCCCGTGGTGCCGGCCGGAGCCCCGCTCCGGTCGACGGCCATTTGTTCTTCCGCCATGTCCCCCCGCCTCTCTCCGGTGGACGACCTGCTCCTATCCCAGGCTGTGGAGAACCGTTTGTCCACAGGCTGGAGGTGCCTGTAGCCAAAATGCCTCCACGACCGAACAATCGGTAGGTGAGGCGCGCCACACTCGCGCCACCCGCCTTCGGGTCTTATGCCCGCTCCCACGAGGAGGTGGACTCGTTGCAACAGCGCAGTTCGACAGTCCAAGAGCCGCCCGGTGCCGTTCCCGCCTACCGGCCCACCCCGCCGCCGGCGTGGCAGCCGCGTACCGACCCTGGCCCGCTGCTGCCCGACGCCGAGCCGCTGCGCGTGCTCGGCACGGACGCCGTGGCCGATGCCGACCCCGCGCTGCTGCTCCGGCTGTACGCGGAGCTGATCCGCGGCCGTCGGTACAACACGCAGGCCACCGCTCTCACCAAGCAGGGCCGGCTCGCCGTGTACCCGTCCACCACCGGCCAGGAGGCGTGCGAGGTCGCCGCCGCCCTGGCCCTGGAGGAGCGGGACTGGCTCTTCCCCTCGTACCGCGACACCCTCGCGGCGGTCGCCCGCGGCCTCGACCCCGTGCAGGCGCTGACGCTGCTGCGCGGCGACTGGCACACCGGGTACGACCCGCGCGAGCACCGCATCGCGCCGCTCTGCACCCCGCTGGCCACCCAGCTCCCGCACGCGGTGGGCCTCGCCCACGCCGCCCGCCTCAAGGGGGACGACGTGGTCGCCCTCGCCATGGTCGGCGACGGCGGCACCAGCGAGGGCGACTTCCACGAGGCGCTGAACTTCGCGGCCGTCTGGCAGGCCCCCGTGGTCTTCTTCGTGCAGAACAACGGCTTCGCGATCTCCGTGCCGCTGGCCAAGCAGACCGCCGCCCCCTCCCTGGCCCACAAGGCCGTCGGATACGGGATGCCGGGCCGGCTGGTCGACGGCAACGACGCGGTGGCCGTGCACCAGGTGCTGACCGAGGCCGTGGCACGCGCGCGGCGCGGCGGCGGCCCCACCCTCGTCGAGGCGATCACCTACCGGATCGACGCCCACACCAACGCCGACGACGCCACCCGCTACCGCGCCGCCGGCGAGGTCGAGACCTGGCGGGCACACGACCCGATCCTGATCCTCGAACGGGAACTGACCGAGCGTGGCCTGCTCGACGAGGACGGCAGGCGCGCGGCGGCCGAGGCCGCCGAGACGATGGCGGCGGAGCTGCGCGAACGGATGAACGCCGACCCGGTGCTCGACCCGATGGAGCTCTTCTCCCACGTGTACGCCGAGCAGACGACGCAGCTGCGCGAACAGGCGGCGCAGCTGCGCGCCGAGCTCGAAGCCGAGGGTGAGGCGTGATGACGACCGCGACGACCGGCCCCACGGCGGCCAAGGCGGCCAAGGCCGCCGGTGCCGCCGGGAAGCCCAAGCCCGCGACGATGGCGCAGGCGCTCCAGCGCGCCATGCGCGACGCGATGGCCGAGGACCCGACCGTCCATGTGATGGGCGAGGACGTCGGCACGCTCGGCGGTGTCTTCCGGGTCACCGACGGGCTCGCCAAGGAGTTCGGCGAGGACCGCTGCACCGACACCCCGCTGGCCGAGGCGGGCATCCTCGGCGCGGCCGTCGGCATGGCCATGTACGGCCTGCGGCCGGTCGTCGAGATGCAGTTCGACGCCTTCGCCTACCCGGCGTTCGAGCAGCTGATCTCGCACGTGGCGAAGATGCGGAACCGCACGCGCGGCGCCATGCCGATGCCGATCGTCATCCGTGTCCCGTACGGCGGCGGGATCGGCGGGGTCGAGCACCACAGTGACTCCTCCGAGGCCTACTACATGGCCACCCCCGGCCTGCACGTCGTCACCCCGGCGACCGTCGAGGACGCCTACGGGCTGCTGCGCGCGGCCATCGCCTCCGACGACCCGGTGGTCTTCCTCGAGCCCAAGCGGCTCTACTGGTCGAAGTCCGACTGGTCGCCCGAGGCGCCCGCGCCCGTCGAGCCGATCGGCAAGGCGGTCGTACGGCGGCGGGGCACCGGCGCCACCCTGATCACCTACGGCCCGTCGGTTCCGGTCTGCCTGGAGGCGGCGGAGGCCGCCCAGGCCGAGGGCTGGGACCTGGAGGTCGTCGACCTGCGCTCGCTCGTGCCGTTCGACGACGAGACCGTCTGCGCCTCGGTACGGCGCACGGGCCGGGCGGTCGTGGTCCACGAGTCGACCGGTTTCGCCGGCCCCGGCGCGGAGATCGCCGCGCGCGTCATGGAGCGCTGCTTCCACCACCTGGAGGCGCCGGTGCTGCGGGTCGCGGGCTTCGACATCCCGTACCCGCCGCCGATGCTGGAGCGGCACCATCTGCCCGGCGTGGACCGTGTCCTGGACGCGGTGGCACGGCTTCAGTGGGAGGCGCAGAGCTGATGGCCCAGGTGCTCGAATTCAAGCTGCCCGACCTCGGCGAGGGTCTCACCGAGGCCGAGATCGTCCGCTGGCTCGTCGCCGTCGGCGACGTCGTCGCCATCGACCAGCCGGTCGTCGAGGTCGAGACGGCCAAGGCCATGGTCGAGGTGCCCTGCCCGTACGGCGGCGTCGTCACCGCCCGGTACGGCGAGGAGGGCACCGAACTGCCCGTCGGCGCGCCGCTCCTGACGGTCGCGGTGGGCGGTACGGGTGCGCCGGAGGAGCTCGCGGAGGCTGCTCCGGAAGCGGCCCTCACGGCGGGTGGGTCCGCCGCCGAGTCCGCCGTCTCCTCGGAGCACTCGGGCAACGTGCTCGTGGGCTACGGCACGGCGGGGCCCGCCGCCCGGCGCCGACGGGTGCAGCACGCGAGCCCGACGGCCGCCCAGGCTCCGGCCGCCGTCTCCGCACCCGCACCCGCGGCCGTCGTGGCAGCGGTTCCGGCGTCCGCCGAGCCCGCGGGCCCGGTGCCGGTCATCTCGCCGCTCGTACGGAAGCTGGCCCGGGACCGGGGACTCGACCTGCGGGAGGTACGCGGATCGGGGCCCGAGGGTCTGATCCTGCGGGCGGACGTGGAGCTGGCGCTCGCGGCCCTGGACCGGCCGGTCGCCGCCCCGACGCCCGCCGCGAGCCCCGCAGTGACTCCTGTCGCGGCGGTCGGCGAGCGGATTCCGCTGCGCGGGCTCCGCGGCGTGGTGGCGGACAAGCTCTCGCGCAGCCGTACGGAGATTCCGGACGCGACCTGCTGGGTCGACGCCGACGCGACCGAGCTGATGGCGGCCCGGCGCGCGATGAACTCGGCGGGCGGGCCGAAGATCTCGCTGCTCGCGCTCCTCGCCCGGATCTGCGCCCACGCCCTGGCCCGGTTCCCCGAGCTCAACTCCACGGTGGACACGGCCGCCCGGGAGATCGTCCGGCTGCCGGCCGTGCACCTCGGCTTCGCCGCCCAGACCCCGCGCGGTCTGGTCGTCCCGGTGGTCAGGGACGCGGGGACGCGGACGGCCGAGTCGCTCACGGCGGAGTTCGCCCGGCTCACGGAGTCCGCCCGGCAGGGCACGCTCACGCCGGCCGATCTGACGGGCGGCACGTTCACCCTGAACAACTACGGGGTGTTCGGGGTCGACGGCTCCACGCCGATCATCAACCACCCCGAGGCCGCGATGCTCGGTGTCGGCCGGATCATCCCCAAGCCCTGGGTCCACCAGGGCGAACTGGCCGTCCGTCAGGTGGTGCAGCTCTCGCTCACCTTCGACCACCGCGTCTGCGACGGCGGCACGGCGGGCGGCTTCCTGCGGTACGTGGCGGACTGCGTCGAACAGCCCGCGGTCCTGCTCCGTACGGTCTGACACCCCGTCCGGCCGGCCCGGCCCGTCTCTTGTGAGGGGACGGGCCGGACGTCCGCGGTGCCCGGCGGCCCATACTGCTGGGGTGACCACCGCATACGACGCCGTCGTGCTCGCCGGGGGCGCCGCCAGGCGCCTCGGCGGCTCCGACAAGCCCGGGGTACGGGTAGGGGGCCGGACACTCCTCGACAGGGTGCTCGCGGCCTGCCCCGACGCCGGCCGGACCGTGGTCGTCGGGGACCCCCGCCCGACCGCCCGCCCCGTCCGCTGGACCAGGGAGGAGCCGCCCGGCGGCGGCCCGGTGCCCGCCGTCGCCGCCGGCGTGCGCGAGACGGACGCCGACGTCCTCCTCGTCTTCTCCGCCGACCTGCCCTTCCTCGGCCAGGACACCGTCCGGCGCCTCCTGGAAGAGCTCGCCGGGGCACCCGACGCGGAAGCCGCCGTCCTCACCGACGAAGACGGCCGGGACCAGCCGCTCGTCGCCGCGTACCGGACCGGGCCGCTCGTCCGCGAACTGACCCGGCTCACGCACGACCACCGCGGACTGGCCCACATGCCGCTGCGGTACCTCACGGACGGGCTTCGCCTCACCCGGGTCGCCGCAGGGCCGCTCGCCTCCTTCGACTGCGACACCTGGGAGGACATCGCCACAGCCCGGGCCCGCGTCAGGGAGCATGGGACCGTGCTGGACGAATGGATCACCGCAGTCAAGGACGAACTGGGCATCGAGCTGGACGTCGACACCGGCGTGCTGCTCGACCTGGCCCGTGACGCCGCCCACGGAGTGGCCCGCCCCGCCGCGCCCCTGACCACCTTCCTGGTCGGCTACGCGGCGGCGAGCGCGGGTGCTGCCGGGGGCGGCCCCGAGGCGGTCGCCGAGGCGGCCCGCAAGGCGGCGGAGCTCGCCAAGCGCTGGGCCGCCGAACAGGACGAGGCCGGATGACCCTCAAGGAGTCCGCCCTCGTGGCCCCCGACACCGCTCCCCGCCCACAGGCGGCCGAGGAGCCGCACCGCGCCACCGCCTGGCCCGCGGCGCGGACAGCTGCCGCCGAAGCCGGCGCCGCGGCCCGCGCCGGACAGATCGGTCAGGCGAGGAAAGCCGGGCACGCCGGTCAGGCCAGTCAGGCCGGGCACGGTGTGCGGGAGCCGCTGGCTGTTCCTCTCGGCGTGGCGCTCGGCCGGGTCCTCGCGGGGCCGCTCCTGGCCCTCACCGACCTGCCCTCCTTCGACACCTCCGCCATGGACGGCTGGGCGGTCGCCGGGCCGGGCCCCTGGACGGTGCGTGAAGAAGGCGCCGTCCTCGCGGGCCACGCCCCCGCGGCCGTACTGGCCGACGGCGAGGCCGTACGGATCGCCACCGGAGCCCGCGTCCCGGCCGGGACGACCGCGGTCATCCGGAGCGAGCACTCCCGCACCGAGCAGAGCGGTGTGAAGCCCGGCCCGCTCCTGCACACCCTGCACGCCCTGCGCGAGGTGCGGCCCCGGCAGGACATCCGCCCCCGGGGCCAGGAGTGCCGCGCCGGAGACCGGCTGCTCCCCGCGGGCTCCGCCGTCACCCCGGCCGTCCTCGGTCTCGCAGCGGCCGCAGGCTACGACACCTTGCCCGTCCTCCCCCGCCCCCGCGTGGAGATCCTGGTCCTCGGCGACGAGCTGCTCACGACGGGACTCCCCCACGAGGGGCTCATCCGTGACGCCCTCGGCCCGATGCTCGGACCCTGGCTGGAGGCGCTCGGCGCCGAGGTCCTCGCCACGCGCCGGATCGGCGACGACGCCGAGGAGCTGTACACCGCCGTCACCGGCTCCACCGCCGACCTGCTGATCACCACCGGGGGGACCGCCGCCGGGCCCGTCGACCATCTGCATCGCGTGCTCGACGCGGCGGGCGCCACCCTCCTCGTCGACGGGGTGAAGGTACGGCCCGGCCACCCGATGCTCCTCGCCCGGCTCGCGGGCACGGACCCCCGCCATCTCGTCGGGCTCCCCGGCAACCCGCTCGCGGCGGTCTCCGGGCTCCTCACCCTCGCCGAGCCGCTGCTCGCCGCCCTCGCCGGGTACTCCCGGGCGCCGCACGGCGCACCCGGCGTGGCCGCCGTCGAGGACGAGGTCCAGGGGCACCCCCACGACACCCGGCTCGTCCCGGTCGTCCGCCGCGCCGACCGGGCCGTCCCGCTGCACTACAACGGACCGGCCATGCTCCGTGGCATCGCCGCGGCCGACGGCCTGGCGGTCGTCCCGCCCGGTGGTGCCCGATCGGGGCAACAACTGGAGATCCTCGGCCTTCCCTGGCCGACACCGGCGGGGGACGCCCCGGCCGAAGGAGTGTGTTTCACGTGAAACTTCCCAGCCGTGACGTGATGGCCCGCAACGCGGACGAGCGGATCGCGGGTCCCCAGATCCGGCTGCCCCGCCGAGTCGTCGAGAAGCCGCTGCGCCAGGTCGGCAAGCGGCTGCTCATGGCGCTCGGCGTGCTCCTCTTGACGGTGCTCATCGTCTACGTCGACCGCGACGGCTATCACGACAACGCCGATGAGACGCTCGACTTCCTCGACTGCGTCTACTACGCGACCGTGACGCTCTCCACCACCGGCTACGGCGACATCGTCCCGTACAGCGACACGGCGCGGCTCGCCAACATCCTGCTGGTCACGCCCCTGCGCGTGCTGTTCCTGATCATCCTGGTCGGTACCACTCTCGAGGTCCTCACGGAGAGGACCCGGGAGGAGTTCCGGCTGAATCGCTGGAGGTCCACCTTGCGCGACCACACCGTCATCGTCGGCTTCGGCACCAAGGGACGGTCCGCGATCCAGACCCTCTGCGCCACCGGTCTCCACAAGGACCAGATCGTCATCGTCGACCCCTCCAACAAGGTGATCGAGACGGCGAACGCGGACGGCTTCGTCGGTGTCGTCGGCGATGCGACGCGCAGCGACGTGCTGCTGCGGGCGGAAGTGCAGCGGGCCCGCCAGATCGTCATCGCCACCCAGCGCGACGACACGGCCGTCCTGGTCACCCTGACCGCCCGCCAGCTCAACCGGGGCGCGAAGATCGTCGCCGCGGTCCGCGAGGAGGAGAACGCGCCGCTGCTGCGCCAGTCCGGCGCGGACGCGGTCATCACCAGCGCCAGCGCCGCCGGTCGGCTGCTCGGCCTGTCCGTGCTGAGTCCCAGTGCCGGCACGGTGATGGAGGACCTCATCCAGCAGGGCTCCGGCCTGGACC
The sequence above is a segment of the Streptomyces sp. NBC_01255 genome. Coding sequences within it:
- a CDS encoding HTTM domain-containing protein, whose translation is MSGPTSTRARTREPFDRRIARAVQAVTGRALGPHQTAIVRIGFSLTWLVFLLRELPHRHEMYGPDGPWSWELASRLIADNRAFTVLMWSDGRVWFELVYGLAVLSAALLLVGWHTRAVSVVFMVGVLSLQNRSVFLGDGGDNVLHLAAIYLVLTRCGQVWSLDARRAARRAVRGAREDVVGPLLWIVLGGFLLATTWFSDVTGEWWLPVLLWVLWLGHGLWWLVCRLAPGEPRTLLDVLANLTHNAALVVIMAEVCLIYATAGWYKIQGSRWQDGTALYYPLHLDYFSPWPALSELLASSGIMVMLLTYGTVIVQVAFPFTLFHRKVKNVLLVAMMLEHAGIALLLGLPVFSLAMISADAVFLPTAFLVALGARAARGRDRLLGRRRSAGALPEQRRTGEEHGPRTLVG
- a CDS encoding TrmH family RNA methyltransferase: MADAVDVAEPAQYDEGFGPEIGVGPHPEPWPEGERYDPELLAGGDRRNVVDHYRYWTREAIVADLDTHRHDFHVAVENWGHDFNIGSVVRTANAFLAKEVHIVGRRRWNRRGAMVTDRYQHVRHHPDTESLTAWAAAEGLPIIGIDNLPGAVPLERTVLPRRCVLLFGQEGPGLTDEARARVETVCSIAQFGSTRSINAGAAAAIAMHAWVQRYAEIDSPQGGVEAP
- the paaN gene encoding phenylacetic acid degradation protein PaaN — protein: MATALPTTDRLAEKHRSTLDQALATIRTRAYWSPYPEHPKAYGEDGSLDAAAGLAAHKALLNTRFELDQPGTDGWTGGEVSPYGPELGIEYPHADIDVLLPAMRAGTAAWRDAGAETRALVCLEILSRISARTHEFAHAVMHTSGQAFMMAFQAGGPHAQDRGLEAVAYAYEEQTRTPAGRSGWSKPQGKRDPLELSKEFTPVGRGIALVIGCNTFPTWNGYPGLFASLATGNPVLVKPHPRAVLPLALTVSVAREVLAESGFDPNLVALAVERPGEGIAKTLAVRPEVRIIDYTGSTAFGDWLEANARQAQVYTEKAGVNTVVVDSTDDYKGMLANLAFSLSLYSGQMCTTPQNLLIPRDGITTDQGPKAYDEVVADLAAAVGGLLGDDARANGLLGALVNPDVKARLEAAAGLGEVALASREVVNPDFPDAVVRTPVIVKLDGSKPDAQAAYFSECFGPVSFAVSVDSTADALELLRRTVREKGAMTVGAYTTSAETERAVEEVCLEESAQLSLNLTGGVYVNQTAAFSDFHGSGGNPAANAALCDGAFVSNRFRVVEVRRQA
- a CDS encoding 3-hydroxyacyl-CoA dehydrogenase, with protein sequence MSANVTVRGSDDVTASEPTALAQDRTVAVVGTGTMGQGIAQVALVAGHPVRLYDSAPGRAGEAVAALAARLDRLVEKGRLDAAAREAAAGRLHAAEDLAELADAALVVEAIVENLAVKQQLFADLEKVVGDDTVLATNTSSLSVTAIAGGLRLPGRFVGLHFFNPAPLLPLVEVVSGFATDADVATRAYETMKGWGKTPVRCADTPGFIVNRVARPFYAEALRVYEEGAADPATIDAALRECGGFRMGPFELTDLIGQDVNEAVTRSVWESFYQDPKFTPSLAQRRLVESGRLGRKSGQGWFSYEEGAERPEPHNAPPAEAPARIVVRGDLGPAEPLAGLFEEAGIKVRRKGGDGFIVLPGGGQLVLADGETAFEYFSDEIIYFDLALDYARATRIVLSTGERTSPEVLAEAVGLFQALGKQVSVIGDVPGMIVARTVAMLADLAADAVDRGVATAEDVDTAMRLGVNYPAGPLEWAEKVGHMRVCDLLSEMNKRYPTGRYAPCLASARKGSADAARIGKEGR
- a CDS encoding TetR/AcrR family transcriptional regulator, with the protein product MTTAKRDTYTPETLLSVAVRVFNERGYDGTSMEHLSKAAGISKSSIYHHVSGKEELLRRAVSRALDGLFAVLDEPGAVRGRAVERVEYVTRRTVEVLIAELPYVTLLLRVRGNTATERWAMERRREFDHRVAELLKAAAAEGDLRADVDIRLATRLLFGMINSLVEWYRPHPDAVGEREQLAETVAHLAFDGLRTAR
- a CDS encoding Lrp/AsnC family transcriptional regulator, whose amino-acid sequence is MAEEQMAVDRSGAPAGTTGGAPGSTPGEALGGALNEALGRPHGGTEGEVPEEALSAPIGTPTGAPPPRPLDAIDRDILRLLQTDGRASVRSVAERVHVSRANAYARINRLIDDGVIRGFSARVNHERAGHGASAYITLKIVQNSWRTVREQLRALPGATHIALVSGDFDVLLLVHTPDNRTLRELVLTRLQSIPEVLSTRTLLVFEETDLNTDHRL
- the pdhA gene encoding pyruvate dehydrogenase (acetyl-transferring) E1 component subunit alpha, which codes for MDSLQQRSSTVQEPPGAVPAYRPTPPPAWQPRTDPGPLLPDAEPLRVLGTDAVADADPALLLRLYAELIRGRRYNTQATALTKQGRLAVYPSTTGQEACEVAAALALEERDWLFPSYRDTLAAVARGLDPVQALTLLRGDWHTGYDPREHRIAPLCTPLATQLPHAVGLAHAARLKGDDVVALAMVGDGGTSEGDFHEALNFAAVWQAPVVFFVQNNGFAISVPLAKQTAAPSLAHKAVGYGMPGRLVDGNDAVAVHQVLTEAVARARRGGGPTLVEAITYRIDAHTNADDATRYRAAGEVETWRAHDPILILERELTERGLLDEDGRRAAAEAAETMAAELRERMNADPVLDPMELFSHVYAEQTTQLREQAAQLRAELEAEGEA